The sequence below is a genomic window from Bacteroidales bacterium MB20-C3-3.
ATTATTTAAACTCAAACTTTATCAGACTGGGTGTAAAGAGGGTTATTGCAAATCCTCAACTGGAGACAAACAAAGCTGTTCAGAGCATTTTTGATTACTATCCCGGAAAAGTGTACTCAAAAAGGCGTTGCTATATTAAATCATTGAGAGAGTCTGTTAAAGAAGAAAATCTGCAATTGCAACAGCCGCCGCCGCTTCAACTATAACGGGAACCCTAAGTGCAAAACAGGTATCATGCCTTCCGGTTACGATAAGCTCCTCAACTTTGCCGGAATCAAAATTAAATGTGTTCTGTGGAATACTAATACTTGATGTAGGCTTGACTGCAACTCTGAAAACGATATCATTCCCGTTTGTAATACCTCCGTTAATTCCACCAGCACCATTTTTAAATGTTTTTCCGGAGGGATCAATGATTGGATCATTATGTTCTGATCCTAGCATTCTGGATGCTGCAAATCCATCGCCAAATTCAATCCCCCTGATTCCCGGGATTGCAAAAATCAGATGTGAAATAACGGATTCAACGGAGTCAAAAAATGGGTTACCTATTCCCGCAGGAAGGTCAGATATTATACACTCAATAACACCTCCAAGTGAGTCCCCTTTATTAGCTGCCCTCTCTAAAGCATCATTCCACGGATTCTCCCCTCCAATTTCAAGAATAGATGATAGTACAGATACCGGTTCAATTATTCTTTTGGCAATTACACCTGCTGCTACGATCCCTATTGTAACTCTCCCTGAGTGATGTCCTCCTCCTCTTAAGTCTGCGTGCTCTCCAAACCTCTCCCGTGAACTGAAGTCTGCGTGACCCGGCCTGGGGTGGTTTCTGAACTTTTCATAATCAGATGGTCTAGTGTTTTCATTAGAGAAAAGCAGACAAAGTGGAGAGCCAGTTGTGAAGCCGTTATGCAAACCACTAATAATATTAATTTGATCTGCCTCTATTCTGGATGTTGTTCCTGATGCACCAGGTCTTCTTCTTGACAAGTCTGCAATAAAATCATTTGCTGACAGTGGTATCCCGGAAGGAATGCCATCAACTACAATACCAAGTCCGGCTCCGTGTGATTCTCCGAATATTGATACTCTGAATCTGTTGCCAAATCTGTTCATTTTACAAAATTGCTTATAAAGCCCGGGTAGGATTTTGAAATACACTCCATGTTATCAAGATAAAGAGGTTCATCTATGTTAAG
It includes:
- a CDS encoding chorismate synthase, which codes for MNRFGNRFRVSIFGESHGAGLGIVVDGIPSGIPLSANDFIADLSRRRPGASGTTSRIEADQINIISGLHNGFTTGSPLCLLFSNENTRPSDYEKFRNHPRPGHADFSSRERFGEHADLRGGGHHSGRVTIGIVAAGVIAKRIIEPVSVLSSILEIGGENPWNDALERAANKGDSLGGVIECIISDLPAGIGNPFFDSVESVISHLIFAIPGIRGIEFGDGFAASRMLGSEHNDPIIDPSGKTFKNGAGGINGGITNGNDIVFRVAVKPTSSISIPQNTFNFDSGKVEELIVTGRHDTCFALRVPVIVEAAAAVAIADFLL